A single Ketogulonicigenium vulgare WSH-001 DNA region contains:
- a CDS encoding MT-A70 family methyltransferase — protein MTAFPIEQYDLIMADPPWSFATYSAKGQGKSADAHYATRDLRWISELPVASIAAPDCLLWLWATNPMLPQALTMLRYWGFTFKTAGHWSKRNLVTGKLAFGTGYILRCAGEPFLIGTRGNPKTTRSVRSVIEGARRQHSRKPEEAFTAAERLMPSARRIELFSRQERAGWDVWGDQTDRFPAPAAMSQPEGVA, from the coding sequence ATGACGGCGTTCCCGATCGAGCAATACGATCTGATTATGGCTGACCCGCCTTGGAGCTTTGCGACCTATTCGGCAAAGGGGCAGGGCAAGTCCGCAGATGCGCATTACGCGACGCGTGATCTGCGTTGGATCTCCGAGCTGCCCGTCGCCTCGATAGCGGCGCCTGACTGCTTGCTTTGGCTGTGGGCGACCAACCCCATGCTTCCCCAGGCGCTGACGATGCTGCGGTACTGGGGCTTTACATTCAAAACCGCGGGCCACTGGTCAAAGCGCAACCTGGTCACGGGCAAGCTCGCGTTTGGCACGGGCTATATCCTGCGCTGCGCGGGCGAGCCGTTTTTGATCGGGACGCGGGGCAACCCCAAGACGACCCGCAGTGTGCGCTCCGTCATCGAGGGCGCCCGACGCCAGCATTCCCGCAAGCCCGAGGAAGCCTTCACCGCGGCCGAGCGGCTAATGCCCAGCGCGCGCCGCATCGAATTGTTCAGCCGCCAGGAGCGCGCGGGCTGGGATGTCTGGGGCGACCAGACTGACCGCTTCCCTGCGCCTGCGGCGATGTCCCAACCTGAGGGGGTAGCATGA
- a CDS encoding helix-turn-helix domain-containing protein: MNQDDGKRPRTIALLTAVGKTPTVSAIFLRPRAFARLDAAVMTSLCPHNVDYSKSTFSGLPKISQFVNYSSMGNKRSEPGQYAEIGDRLEAIRKVFSDLNQKDWAEKHHFGHSTYNNWVTGIRRIPVESAEALCDLYGVDLDFIYRGRRDGLPDNLKKVL, encoded by the coding sequence ATGAACCAGGATGATGGGAAACGGCCTCGAACGATCGCATTGCTTACAGCCGTGGGCAAAACACCAACTGTATCTGCCATTTTTCTACGCCCAAGGGCGTTTGCTAGATTGGATGCTGCTGTCATGACCTCACTATGTCCACACAATGTGGATTATAGCAAGTCCACATTTAGTGGTTTGCCTAAGATTTCACAATTTGTGAATTATTCAAGCATGGGCAACAAGCGTTCTGAACCTGGACAATATGCTGAAATTGGTGATCGCCTCGAGGCGATCCGTAAGGTTTTCTCAGATCTCAACCAAAAGGACTGGGCTGAAAAACACCACTTTGGCCATTCCACATACAACAACTGGGTTACCGGAATCAGGCGTATACCCGTCGAAAGTGCCGAGGCGCTCTGCGACCTCTACGGCGTTGACTTGGACTTCATATACCGCGGAAGAAGAGACGGTCTGCCGGACAATCTCAAAAAGGTACTCTGA
- a CDS encoding type I restriction endonuclease, producing the protein MSIDATLKVLTERVQQHANTMLTEEAVKTAVVLPFLQALGYDVFNPGEVIPEFTADAVGKKGEKVDYAIKLDGEIRILIECKPISTNLDKVHLAQLYRYFSVTSAKFAVLTNGRFFHFHSDLEEPNKLDTRPFFTFDITEPNSQVLGELKKFEKSGFDVDGILANAERLKYTSALKTEINKHMDAPSDEFVRVLAAPVHEGRFTAAVLDQYRGLVKSAFREIIRDSVQERLSSALATTDTAAEIAEEPVVPDAEIVTTQDEVEGFMIVKAIVSSVIKPGRVSMRDQKSYCGILADDNNRRPIARLHFNRSTKYLGLFDGEAEERVVVESLDDIYSHAERLRQTAIKYPTP; encoded by the coding sequence ATGTCGATCGACGCAACACTTAAGGTATTGACTGAACGCGTCCAACAGCACGCGAACACGATGCTCACGGAGGAGGCTGTCAAAACTGCGGTTGTCCTCCCGTTCCTCCAGGCACTCGGCTACGACGTATTTAACCCGGGTGAAGTCATTCCCGAGTTTACGGCAGATGCTGTAGGTAAGAAGGGCGAAAAGGTAGACTACGCGATAAAGCTCGATGGCGAGATTCGCATATTGATCGAATGCAAGCCGATCAGCACCAACTTGGACAAAGTGCACCTCGCACAACTTTACAGATACTTCTCCGTGACTAGCGCAAAATTTGCGGTTCTCACGAACGGGAGATTTTTCCACTTCCACAGCGACTTAGAAGAGCCAAATAAGCTTGATACAAGGCCATTTTTCACCTTCGACATCACCGAGCCGAATAGCCAGGTGCTTGGTGAACTCAAGAAGTTCGAGAAATCTGGCTTCGATGTAGACGGCATTCTCGCGAATGCTGAGCGCCTGAAGTACACATCCGCGTTGAAAACCGAGATCAACAAGCACATGGACGCACCATCAGATGAATTCGTGCGGGTCTTAGCCGCGCCTGTTCACGAGGGCCGCTTCACTGCAGCCGTGCTCGATCAATACCGAGGGCTAGTAAAGTCGGCATTCCGTGAAATAATCCGCGACTCTGTCCAAGAACGTTTGTCCTCCGCATTAGCAACAACTGACACTGCTGCTGAAATTGCCGAAGAACCGGTCGTTCCAGATGCTGAGATTGTGACGACTCAGGATGAAGTTGAAGGATTCATGATCGTCAAAGCGATTGTGTCTTCGGTGATAAAGCCCGGCAGGGTCAGCATGCGTGACCAAAAGAGCTACTGCGGAATACTCGCTGACGACAACAACCGTCGTCCGATAGCTAGGCTCCACTTCAACCGCTCTACCAAATACCTAGGCCTCTTCGATGGAGAAGCAGAAGAAAGAGTAGTCGTTGAAAGTTTAGATGACATCTACTCTCACGCCGAGCGTCTACGGCAGACAGCCATCAAATACCCGACGCCCTGA
- a CDS encoding acyl carrier protein → MNGFTNTEARLIFLIAKDFHIAAEILPSTSLRGDLRMDSLDLVDLCVKAEDLFDIEINDAEATEATSIADLARLIDHVLAEEAAA, encoded by the coding sequence ATGAACGGCTTCACGAACACAGAGGCGCGGCTGATCTTCCTGATCGCCAAGGATTTTCACATCGCGGCCGAGATCCTGCCCAGCACGAGCCTGCGCGGTGACCTGCGCATGGACAGCCTCGATCTGGTCGACCTCTGCGTAAAAGCCGAGGATCTGTTCGACATCGAGATCAACGATGCCGAGGCGACCGAGGCCACGAGCATTGCCGACCTCGCGCGGCTGATCGACCACGTTTTAGCCGAGGAAGCTGCAGCATGA
- a CDS encoding acyl carrier protein, which yields MTVSDAQRGLADILEELFGLLPERTAPTAHLRHDLGLDSLHLIELFMEIEVRFGIEISDAAIESVQTVAGLSCVIEHLVTQKRNAA from the coding sequence ATGACCGTGTCCGACGCCCAGCGCGGCCTCGCCGACATCCTCGAAGAGCTGTTCGGCCTGCTGCCGGAACGCACCGCGCCCACCGCGCACCTGCGCCACGACCTGGGCCTAGACAGCCTCCACCTGATCGAGCTGTTCATGGAAATCGAGGTCCGCTTCGGCATCGAAATCTCCGACGCCGCAATTGAATCCGTCCAGACCGTCGCGGGCCTGTCCTGCGTGATCGAGCATCTGGTTACCCAGAAAAGGAATGCAGCATGA
- a CDS encoding DNA polymerase III subunit beta produces MTDTVSAIIDRHALRKAMTSLQRTVQQWAAIPALKYISISSGLGEVTLRATDLDNLLTIKLEAETTGTVPFLVSAEVLQKFASLAAGPVTVTRTPDIEGKDALITITDQETTLRLRERIQHDDFPTVPAWDMKDAARFTGSGAELSRILDLSRHCVSTEETRYYLNGIYLITAPERSTLRAVATDGHRMAVIDSNIEAPNLAGVIFPRFALDVFRGLLDPKSNTPIKMQFEENRGIIEGDDWILHSKMIDGTFPDYTRVIPKHETNCEAHFTRAIVTKAHRLSQAVRGHIAAAATITSDGKMHLMHEGEDESVSVPVGASPNFDLGRHGFNVKYLNKQAQVTPEFTLRASTERPNDPATIVSDDPDACWILMPMRAA; encoded by the coding sequence ATGACCGATACTGTTTCAGCAATCATCGACCGCCATGCGCTGCGCAAAGCCATGACATCGCTACAGCGCACCGTGCAGCAATGGGCAGCAATTCCCGCCCTCAAATATATCTCAATTTCTAGCGGGCTGGGCGAGGTCACACTTCGCGCCACCGATCTGGACAACTTGCTGACAATCAAGCTCGAGGCAGAGACAACGGGCACCGTTCCGTTTCTAGTCTCTGCGGAGGTGCTGCAAAAGTTTGCCTCTTTGGCGGCAGGCCCAGTGACGGTCACGCGCACACCCGATATCGAGGGCAAGGATGCTCTGATCACGATCACAGATCAGGAAACCACCCTGCGGCTGCGCGAGCGCATCCAGCACGATGACTTCCCCACCGTTCCAGCTTGGGACATGAAAGACGCTGCCCGCTTCACCGGGAGCGGCGCGGAGCTATCGCGCATTCTCGATCTATCTCGCCATTGCGTCAGCACCGAAGAGACCCGGTATTACCTCAATGGGATCTATCTGATCACAGCACCCGAGCGCAGCACGCTGCGCGCTGTCGCCACAGACGGCCATCGGATGGCAGTAATCGACAGCAATATCGAAGCGCCCAACCTCGCAGGCGTCATTTTTCCAAGATTTGCGCTCGATGTGTTTCGCGGGCTGCTAGATCCCAAGTCGAACACCCCAATCAAAATGCAATTTGAGGAAAACAGGGGCATCATCGAGGGTGACGACTGGATCCTTCACTCCAAGATGATCGACGGCACATTCCCTGATTACACGCGGGTCATCCCCAAACATGAAACGAACTGCGAGGCGCACTTCACCCGCGCAATCGTGACAAAGGCGCACCGCCTCTCACAAGCAGTCAGGGGCCACATCGCGGCGGCCGCAACAATTACCTCGGATGGCAAGATGCACCTGATGCATGAAGGTGAGGACGAATCTGTATCCGTGCCTGTTGGGGCATCACCCAACTTCGATCTTGGGCGCCATGGCTTCAATGTCAAATATCTGAACAAACAGGCACAGGTCACGCCGGAATTCACCCTTCGCGCGTCCACTGAACGGCCTAACGATCCAGCGACCATAGTTTCCGATGATCCCGACGCCTGCTGGATACTGATGCCGATGAGGGCGGCATGA
- a CDS encoding YfbR-like 5'-deoxynucleotidase: MMRDHIFDALTPNATSERNLREILRGGYCTRWHANADMAHIRETLAEHHARVAQIILALHPSPSAALLDAALHHDAGEPRVGDVPWPAKRDNPALAQAIDEVERAARERLGIHINLSTIDKAYLKLSDRLAGYMHVQHTAPHLLAQRDWLEDRLAIELQAAQLGVAPAVSRLIEGAS, translated from the coding sequence ATGATGCGTGACCACATTTTTGACGCACTTACACCCAACGCGACATCTGAACGGAACCTGCGCGAAATCCTGCGGGGTGGCTACTGCACCCGCTGGCACGCCAACGCCGACATGGCCCATATTCGCGAGACCTTGGCAGAACATCACGCGCGGGTCGCGCAGATCATCCTTGCCCTGCATCCCTCGCCCAGCGCGGCGCTGCTTGACGCGGCATTGCATCACGACGCAGGCGAGCCGCGCGTTGGCGATGTGCCTTGGCCAGCCAAGCGCGACAACCCTGCCCTCGCCCAGGCGATTGACGAGGTCGAGCGTGCCGCCCGCGAGCGCCTTGGCATCCACATCAATCTTTCTACGATCGATAAGGCGTACCTGAAACTGTCCGATCGGCTGGCTGGCTACATGCACGTCCAGCACACCGCGCCGCATCTGCTTGCCCAGCGCGACTGGCTCGAAGATCGCCTCGCGATCGAGCTGCAGGCGGCACAGTTGGGCGTGGCGCCTGCGGTGTCTCGCCTTATCGAGGGCGCGTCCTGA
- the ssb gene encoding single-stranded DNA-binding protein yields MSGSVNKVFLIGNLGRDPEVRSFPNGGKVVNLNIATSETWRDKNTGERKERTEWHKVAIFNDGLANVAEKYLRKGSKVYIEGKLETRKWQDQSGTDRYTTEIALRPFFGQLTLLDGRSQDDNRHDGEGYSSGSYQRPDDTAQRAARDLGDDEIPF; encoded by the coding sequence ATGTCAGGCTCGGTCAACAAGGTCTTCCTGATCGGCAACCTAGGGCGCGACCCCGAGGTGCGCAGCTTTCCCAATGGCGGCAAGGTCGTGAACCTCAACATCGCCACCAGCGAGACGTGGCGCGACAAGAACACCGGCGAGCGCAAGGAGCGCACGGAATGGCACAAGGTCGCCATCTTCAATGACGGCCTCGCCAACGTCGCGGAGAAGTATCTGCGAAAGGGCAGCAAGGTTTACATCGAAGGCAAGCTGGAGACCCGTAAATGGCAGGATCAGTCCGGCACCGATCGCTACACGACCGAGATTGCACTCCGCCCATTCTTCGGCCAGCTCACCCTGCTCGATGGCCGCAGCCAGGATGACAATCGCCACGATGGCGAAGGCTATTCATCCGGCAGCTACCAGCGCCCCGATGACACCGCCCAGCGCGCCGCACGTGATCTGGGCGACGATGAAATCCCATTCTGA
- a CDS encoding excisionase family DNA-binding protein, whose product MIMSAQRAQKPDIKHYTADTLAEHWECSGETVRKMLRDGKLQGFRVGKSWRIPKSIVEEHEQCQNIESDDSVVDTVSPGQIQTEGGADTSSTQQLQRKPKLKLDRSFTKRRLRAL is encoded by the coding sequence ATGATCATGAGTGCCCAGCGCGCACAGAAACCTGACATCAAGCACTACACGGCCGACACACTTGCAGAGCATTGGGAATGCTCAGGCGAGACCGTCCGAAAAATGCTAAGAGATGGCAAGCTACAGGGCTTTCGAGTCGGAAAGTCTTGGCGAATTCCCAAGTCGATCGTCGAGGAACACGAACAATGTCAGAATATCGAGTCGGACGACTCCGTGGTGGATACTGTGTCACCTGGACAGATCCAGACGGAGGGCGGCGCAGATACAAGCTCGACGCAACAACTCCAACGGAAGCCGAAGCTGAAGCTCGATCGATCTTTCACCAAGCGGCGGCTGCGCGCGCTCTGA
- a CDS encoding tyrosine-type recombinase/integrase: MIDTGKTILPVFGALEPHQITTQDCRDYVEKRRAIGRKDGTIRTELGHLRTSLSWAEKHRMIEHAPHIERPAMPSPKERYLSRAEIDRLLSVDGDPHIRLAILLMLTTAGRVGAILELTWDRVDMIRGQINLRLEGEGPRKGRAVVPINNTLRAALVAAKAHAMSEFVVEYAGGQIGSIKTGFRNACAKAGLKGVTPHVLRHTAAVHMVEAGVPILEVAQYLGHSNPSVTFSTYGRFSPDHLRKAADALEFGKLRSVQ; the protein is encoded by the coding sequence ATGATCGACACTGGCAAGACGATTCTGCCCGTATTTGGCGCCCTGGAGCCACATCAGATTACGACTCAGGATTGCAGAGATTATGTTGAGAAGCGGCGGGCGATCGGTAGAAAAGACGGTACGATTCGTACTGAACTCGGGCATCTGCGCACAAGCCTATCATGGGCGGAAAAGCACCGTATGATTGAGCATGCGCCGCATATCGAGCGCCCCGCAATGCCGTCTCCAAAGGAGCGCTATCTCTCGCGCGCCGAGATTGATCGTCTGTTGTCAGTGGATGGCGACCCCCACATCAGGCTAGCCATTTTATTGATGCTGACCACCGCCGGCCGCGTGGGCGCGATCCTTGAACTCACCTGGGATCGGGTCGACATGATCAGGGGTCAGATTAATCTTCGCCTGGAGGGCGAAGGGCCACGAAAGGGCCGCGCGGTTGTCCCGATCAACAATACACTGCGCGCTGCGCTGGTCGCAGCTAAGGCACATGCAATGTCGGAATTCGTCGTCGAATATGCAGGCGGCCAAATCGGTTCGATAAAGACGGGCTTCCGAAACGCTTGCGCAAAGGCAGGTCTTAAGGGAGTTACCCCGCACGTGCTTCGGCACACGGCCGCGGTCCATATGGTCGAGGCAGGCGTGCCAATTCTCGAAGTTGCGCAGTACCTTGGGCACAGCAACCCGAGCGTCACGTTCAGCACGTATGGGCGATTCTCACCCGACCACCTTCGAAAGGCGGCAGACGCGCTCGAATTCGGAAAGCTTCGCTCGGTTCAATGA
- a CDS encoding DUF2948 family protein, with the protein MTEDASFADGDERPLRLIAHETADLGVISALVQDAILPASEMVWQPRQRRFALLLNRFRWEDPLNANGRRRRAERVQSVLHFDDVVKVRSQGLDPAQKDLVLSLLALDFTPGADGTGTLTLTLAGDGVIALDLEALNITLQDVSRPYRAPSGKVPRHAD; encoded by the coding sequence ATGACCGAAGATGCAAGCTTTGCCGATGGCGATGAGCGTCCGCTGCGCCTGATCGCGCATGAGACCGCCGACCTTGGCGTGATTTCCGCATTGGTGCAGGACGCGATCCTGCCCGCCAGCGAGATGGTCTGGCAGCCGCGTCAGCGCCGTTTCGCGCTGTTGCTGAACCGCTTTCGTTGGGAAGATCCGCTGAACGCCAATGGCCGCCGTCGCCGCGCAGAGCGCGTGCAATCGGTTCTGCATTTTGACGATGTGGTAAAGGTGCGCAGCCAAGGGCTTGATCCAGCGCAGAAAGATTTGGTGCTGTCGCTGCTGGCGCTGGACTTTACCCCCGGTGCAGACGGCACAGGCACGCTGACACTGACGCTTGCCGGTGATGGTGTCATCGCGCTCGACCTCGAGGCATTGAACATCACGCTGCAGGACGTCAGCCGTCCCTATCGCGCCCCCTCGGGCAAGGTGCCGCGCCATGCGGATTAA
- the hisD gene encoding histidinol dehydrogenase, whose translation MPLHLNTLDADFEQAFTALLGMKREDSPDVDAIVAGIISDVRQRGDAALIELTARFDRLSLTPETIRFSEAEIDALIAKVPPIEAEALELAAERIRTYHAAQMPQDARWMDDAGAELGWRWTPIAAAGLYVPGGLASYPSSLLMNAIPAKVAGVKRLAVTVPTPDGVANPLVLLAARLAGVDEVYRVGGAQAVAALAYGTATIPAVDKITGPGNAFVAAAKRRVFGKVGIDMIAGPSEILVIADGDNNPDWIALDLMSQAEHDASAQSILVTDSPAFAAAVETSVAKLLTTLARAEIAGESWRDFGAIIIVRDMAEAVQLSNRIAPEHLEICTADPEALLTQIDHAGAIFLGQWTPEAIGDYIGGPNHVLPTARSARFSSGLSVMDFIKRTTIARMTPEALRAIGPAAEVLAASESLQAHGLSVTARLKALNEE comes from the coding sequence ATGCCGCTGCATCTGAACACGCTGGACGCTGATTTCGAACAGGCCTTTACTGCCCTTTTGGGGATGAAGCGCGAGGATAGCCCCGATGTGGATGCCATTGTGGCGGGCATCATCAGCGACGTGCGCCAGCGCGGCGACGCGGCCCTGATCGAGCTGACCGCGCGCTTTGACCGCCTTAGCCTGACCCCCGAGACGATCCGCTTTTCCGAGGCCGAGATCGACGCCCTGATCGCCAAAGTGCCCCCGATCGAGGCAGAGGCGCTGGAACTGGCCGCCGAACGCATCCGCACCTATCATGCCGCCCAGATGCCGCAGGATGCGCGCTGGATGGATGATGCGGGCGCGGAGCTCGGCTGGCGCTGGACGCCGATTGCAGCCGCTGGCCTTTATGTCCCGGGCGGCCTTGCGTCCTATCCCTCGTCGCTGTTGATGAATGCGATCCCGGCCAAGGTTGCGGGCGTCAAACGCCTTGCCGTGACCGTGCCGACGCCCGATGGCGTGGCGAATCCGCTGGTGCTGCTGGCCGCGCGGCTGGCGGGCGTGGACGAGGTTTACCGCGTCGGCGGCGCGCAGGCGGTGGCCGCACTGGCCTATGGCACCGCGACGATCCCGGCGGTGGATAAGATCACCGGCCCCGGCAATGCCTTTGTCGCCGCTGCAAAGCGCCGCGTATTCGGCAAGGTCGGCATTGATATGATCGCCGGCCCGTCGGAAATTCTGGTCATCGCCGATGGCGACAACAACCCCGACTGGATCGCGCTTGATCTGATGTCGCAGGCCGAACATGACGCCAGCGCACAGTCGATTTTGGTCACCGACAGCCCTGCCTTTGCCGCCGCGGTTGAGACCTCGGTCGCAAAACTGCTGACCACCCTTGCCCGTGCCGAGATCGCGGGCGAAAGCTGGCGTGACTTTGGCGCCATCATCATCGTGCGCGATATGGCTGAGGCGGTTCAGCTTTCAAACCGTATCGCGCCCGAGCATCTGGAAATCTGCACCGCCGACCCCGAGGCCCTGCTGACCCAGATTGATCACGCTGGCGCCATTTTCCTCGGCCAATGGACGCCCGAGGCGATCGGCGATTACATCGGCGGCCCCAACCACGTGTTGCCGACCGCGCGCTCGGCGCGATTCTCGTCGGGCCTGTCGGTGATGGATTTCATCAAACGCACCACCATCGCCCGCATGACGCCCGAGGCTTTGCGCGCCATAGGCCCCGCCGCCGAAGTGCTGGCCGCCTCGGAAAGCCTTCAGGCACACGGCCTGTCCGTCACCGCGCGGCTCAAGGCGCTGAACGAGGAATGA
- a CDS encoding UPF0262 family protein: MNRLIAITLAEGGHASHQALQERQVAIRDLLEENAFAIPPRPDYPLPAGPYRLHLALLDRRLHFTVTSESHDPTVAFQLALGPFRQVFKDYAQICGSYHSAVKSMPPARIEAIDMARRGIHNEGASILQERLHGKAELDAATARRLFTLVSALCEDVL, from the coding sequence ATGAACCGGCTGATCGCCATCACGCTGGCCGAGGGGGGCCATGCCTCGCATCAGGCCCTGCAAGAGCGGCAGGTGGCGATCCGTGATCTGTTGGAGGAGAACGCCTTTGCGATCCCTCCGCGCCCCGACTATCCCCTGCCCGCAGGTCCCTATCGCCTGCATCTGGCGCTGCTGGATCGTCGCTTGCACTTTACCGTGACCAGCGAATCCCACGATCCGACCGTGGCCTTTCAATTGGCGCTGGGGCCGTTCCGGCAGGTGTTCAAGGATTACGCCCAGATCTGCGGCAGCTATCATAGCGCGGTGAAATCCATGCCGCCCGCCCGGATCGAGGCGATCGATATGGCGCGGCGCGGCATTCACAATGAAGGCGCCAGCATTTTGCAAGAACGCCTGCACGGCAAGGCGGAACTGGATGCCGCCACCGCGCGCCGCCTGTTCACGCTGGTCTCGGCCCTGTGCGAGGACGTGCTATGA
- a CDS encoding low molecular weight phosphatase family protein gives MKAPLPASILFCCDQNSVRSPMAEGIMKKLYGRDCYVQSAGVRSDLEIDGFAIAACSEIGVELSRHRVRSFDEMQDWGDDLSSFDLVVALSPASEARVLELSQYFHMNVEYWPIIDPTNAGESRETRLAAYRDARDMIIQALTDRWGSPAMAEQPL, from the coding sequence ATGAAAGCGCCGCTGCCGGCCTCGATCCTGTTTTGCTGTGATCAGAATTCCGTCCGCTCGCCCATGGCCGAGGGGATTATGAAAAAGCTATATGGCCGTGATTGTTACGTGCAATCGGCGGGCGTGCGGTCGGATCTGGAAATTGATGGCTTTGCCATCGCCGCCTGTTCCGAAATCGGGGTCGAGCTGTCGCGCCACCGCGTGCGATCTTTTGACGAGATGCAGGATTGGGGTGATGATCTGTCGTCCTTTGATCTTGTCGTGGCCCTGTCGCCCGCATCCGAGGCGAGGGTGCTGGAGCTGAGCCAGTATTTCCACATGAATGTCGAATACTGGCCGATCATCGACCCAACCAACGCTGGCGAATCGCGCGAGACCCGCCTTGCGGCCTATCGCGACGCGCGCGACATGATCATTCAGGCCCTGACAGATCGCTGGGGCAGCCCCGCCATGGCCGAACAGCCACTGTAA
- the infA gene encoding translation initiation factor IF-1 has translation MAKEELLEFPGVVKELLPNATFRVELENGHEIIAHTAGKLRKNRIRVLAGDKVQVEMTPYDLTKGRINYRFR, from the coding sequence ATGGCCAAGGAAGAACTGCTCGAATTCCCGGGTGTCGTCAAGGAACTCCTGCCGAACGCGACGTTCAGGGTCGAGCTAGAGAACGGCCACGAGATCATCGCGCACACGGCAGGCAAACTGCGCAAGAACCGCATTCGCGTTCTGGCAGGCGACAAAGTCCAGGTCGAAATGACCCCTTACGATCTGACCAAGGGTCGGATCAACTACCGCTTCCGTTGA
- a CDS encoding Maf family protein has protein sequence MMGLRLILGSASPRRAELLGQLGIAADAITPADIDETPAKLEMPRDYVARMSREKLAALPARDDAVTLCADTTVTMGRRIMGKPENAAEAASFLYAMSGRRHRVITAISVGRGADSWHRVVESVVKFKVLSDAEVNAYIASGEWAGKAGGYAIQGRAAAFIPWISGSFSAIVGLPLSETAALLHTAGYRAADTIIANGE, from the coding sequence ATGATGGGCCTGCGGCTGATACTGGGTTCGGCCTCGCCGCGGCGGGCCGAGCTGCTGGGGCAGCTTGGCATCGCAGCCGATGCGATCACCCCAGCCGATATCGACGAGACCCCCGCAAAGCTGGAAATGCCGCGTGATTACGTGGCCCGCATGTCGCGTGAAAAGCTGGCAGCCCTGCCGGCCCGCGATGATGCGGTGACGCTTTGCGCCGACACGACCGTCACTATGGGCCGCCGCATCATGGGCAAGCCCGAAAATGCAGCCGAGGCGGCCAGCTTTCTTTACGCCATGTCCGGCCGCCGCCACCGTGTGATCACCGCGATCTCGGTCGGGCGCGGCGCAGACAGCTGGCATCGCGTGGTGGAGTCGGTCGTCAAATTCAAAGTGCTGTCCGATGCCGAAGTGAACGCCTATATTGCCAGCGGCGAATGGGCGGGCAAGGCCGGCGGCTATGCTATTCAGGGCCGCGCCGCGGCCTTTATCCCTTGGATCAGTGGATCGTTCAGCGCTATCGTTGGCCTGCCGCTGTCCGAGACCGCAGCTTTGCTGCATACGGCCGGCTATCGCGCCGCCGACACGATAATCGCGAACGGGGAATAA